In the genome of Girardinichthys multiradiatus isolate DD_20200921_A chromosome 7, DD_fGirMul_XY1, whole genome shotgun sequence, one region contains:
- the si:dkey-230p4.1 gene encoding trichohyalin isoform X1 produces MESGLLIGWQQQKAELEQEVCCLQEELAESRAEREELESRSRALTDRLSQTLNPSLGLSLHEEEQRRWKTKLREGREREARQTLLIHRLQNKVIEYRERCQRLDLQLQEQHSRVLSSEQRIRDEHSDSLESALIRLEEEQQRCVCVCHLQMDMITKLIVSSFLLRSVSLADINTLLRHQLSQSEWTNQALREDLQKLTADWTRAVEESEQKEADWQREKECRWGHVGQNQAQLLSVWRSVLDLRRHCHTLKTAADRDLWQLRAEFSRLSSSLLLGCDSVCYSLRLSDYPIKLASYDLPPPLSSSPPLSSTLVLRSPDFSASPPRLLSSSTMGTFILGELKEEEEEVKDEKTVELKLLHEAKVLQLEQRIEELSRSLQTADREKEETEKEVERLRESERRLQLVGQAVIRISRSLSRISSQRPSVSTDNVLSLDLSSLLSVLSQTESALQWKHEELQEAEVSLQQLNEEQTALQLRLKLLEDENQQLDVNIQNRQLDLKHTLDALSREKETLTSLRLQVEEVQRRAEEVKRENDRQRRDRDRLEKRTRQLEAETHRRVEAELLENLQLSERETQQRMEIHNLKGALEREQLDRQRGEEECIDVREALKKCRESALHLSSLEIMLRQELEEAHDALEKMSALNSSLASDKRDLSKQMLQLETELSDSQSQLQTVRSEVSILQRDVKGLRSECSILRAQSETDADIIHQLKEQKAELETDVVEKETQLVSLEEERQTAAQQMEEMSSQHALLREELKEVQEQLQNAEKELNQKERQQEELQRESRRLQEEQEGLRKHKERLEEELKELRSLSMNLHLQLRQQQQQLSQSEVDRCQQNTHIYTLQQAKVTLQGEIECLRAELHRETARREDEKERRERIWEENEVLKVKMERLTEEVEEQQTRRSEDHTERKEERESWQKEREVLNEELGMRDGELEALRRRTEGLTEEGEERQREVERLREEVAEGETKISLMMERMQQVEGKKEKLEEQIKRTEVRLAEEEVKRKEEELHRDLETEALCERIEKFETEKKEMEEEIFQLRNEEDRGRTRATEEREEINRLRKEISMLQEDREEERRQWEKQQEEKEELVEKVGEVELLRVRLNVAKEEYEEMKEEVERKERSLEHQIGAVREREEEVEELKEHLRLSEEREEEGERERNVVNHKLKQKEAREEQLEALLAETQALLEKETREGEEKDNLISSQGRELQEAQAERERANKETRERKEACERLEEEGRRLQQKVEHNQKEVTKLQKSIRDQHEEVQQLTNTLEEREEEVREGMRWRRIEEERRKRSEEKEMEVEEEREKEREVLSTVREERRRLEDRLELKVKEVKEQCEELRRTQEEKTRLESKLKEMHDEIVEEREELKGVREENRKLEEQLKEIEEQRGVLRIKEEKLRRLEDELREVKEEQMMQQEKEKDHRLEEERRRSRLKELEEEKAELLLELMRKERERTASREEAQGERDKAQKELQRQTEELSELREEVQRMQKEKENAQEKVQEELRIRMEEWRSKELMSNKKAQEEKRQMEELQQNLKMSKMEVSGLREELYEEHRKMDEHQGKLRRFEKEIEALIEEVQMERNKAKEERRQTEEVEQELWSNSEKLSVLREEVQRKQKENEAYKEMQEEFRKQEEEWRLKELMNINKAQEEKMHMEEVQQELMSSQRKVSVLKEEMYKEQRQNEEHLRKFEEELTVLRDEVQRERNKAQEERGQTQELQQELSRLKKEVIKERRENEEQQEKLRNLEKEVTTLRLEVLREREEAQEKLQDELKKGEEEWKLNELIIRNKAQEELQKMEEIHQELMRSKSEVSVLREEVQKERRQMEEVQHELSKLRKEVAKEQRDKEEKQGMLEKEVKSLREEVQREKEKAHEKLQEELRKREEEWRSKEMMNKVQGESRKIEEVQQELTRSKSEVSVLKEELLKEQLEGEKIRDELIKRRDEVQEVRRTNNELTVITEEAKREKKQIKEELTRTEMEVGALKEEIQKAHRMGEMEASLLKVKFQEEQQEKLELQQELKIRRDDVTVLKEEVKKERHRREEVQEEMRGVQQNVEVMEESLNSLQSQVLDLSRSRERARLEVKEKEEESHQIKEGLSMALGEMTKLKVLLQESHTEGERLRATLVQKKEEMEKIREENQQVVREEVEKQGEVEELRARVKGLERRRNEMIEELEKAEERRREAEGRWRSRVEEVEKEQEVKLNALNTEIQTLRRRQEEPEKEWRSKLEEKEVEVERARREMQESQKELSRFRALLEEQKTQISTLAAEKDGEETHGWRRRKVQKGEEEQEEDEEQVSSVSPEKEQLRNRLQQKEAEVYMLTQRNKELQADRDRVRLALERTEAAMIGYRERAHQQEQNRVTGSNSDEGVGDRLVVLQRLVAELELNQKRINKKNSHLETQKDKLKRDREALKDTLRQVEQERSRLQHQLTLSSGSQTRLTQVSEETTEVERLRSTVTELEDQVSRLRLSLAVNQEQQAEFIEQSSRNSQWLLSLRHDLNISLTAVSRHPIPAVLESETQRLDRSLREEELRMSLSQS; encoded by the exons ATGGAGTCTGGGCTGCTGATTGGCTGGCAGCAGCAGAAGGCGGAGCTGGAGCAGGAAGTGTGTTGTCTGCAGGAGGAGCTGGCGGAGAGCCGAGCAGAGAGGGAGGAGCTGGAGTCCAGAAGCAGAGCTCTGACTGACAGG CTCAGCCAGACTCTGAATCCTTCACTAGGCCTCTCCCTGCATGAGGAGGAGCAGAGGAGGTGGAAAACGAAGTTGAGGGAGGGTAGGGAGAGGGAGGCCAGACAGACGCTGCTGATCCACCGTCTGCAGAACAAG GTGATCGAGTACAGAGAACGGTGTCAGCGTCTGGATCTGCAGTTGCAGGAACAACACTCCAGGGTGCTGAGTTCTGAG CAGAGAATCAGAGATGAACACAGTGACTCTCTGGAAAGCGCCCTCATCAGGCTGGAGGAGGAACAgcagaggtgtgtgtgtgtgtgtcatttaCAGATGGATATGATCACAAAGCTCATTGTGTCTTCGTTCCTCCTCAGGTCCGTCAGTCTGGCTGACATCAACACTCTCCTTCGGCACCAGCTAAGCCAGTCAGAGTGGACCAACCAGGCGCTGAGGGAAGACCTCCAGAAGCTGACTGCTGATTGGACGAGAGCTGTTGAGGAGTCGGAGCAAAAAGAAGCTGAttggcagagagagaaggag tgTCGGTGGGGTCATGTGGgtcagaaccaggctcagttgCTGTCAGTTTGGAGGTCTGTGCTTGATTTGAGACGACACTGTCACACATTGaaaacagctgctgacag GGATCTGTGGCAGCTCAGAGCAGAGTTTTCCAGACTCTCTTCATCTCTCCTACTCGGCTGTGACTCCGTCTGTTACTCCTTGAGGCTCAGCGATTATCCGATCAAACTCGCCTCATATGACCTTCCTCCTCCTTTATCCTCCTCACCTCCTCTGTCCTCCACTCTTGTTCTCCGGTCTCCAGACTTCTCAGCTTCTCCACCCCgtctcctctcttcctccacCATGGGAACCTTCATCTTAGGAGAGCtcaaagaagaggaggaggaggtgaaaGATGAGAAGACCGTGGAGTTGAAGCTCCTTCATGAGGCAAAGGTGTTGCAGCTGGAACAAAG GATTGAGGAGCTCAGTCGCTCCCTGCAGACTGCAGACCGAGAGAAGGAGGAGACAGAGAAGGAGGTGGAAAGGTTGAGAGAATCAGAGAGGAGGCTGCAGTTAGTCGGTCAGGCTGTGATCAGAATT TCCAGAAGCCTGAGCAGGATCAGCAGTCAGAGACCGAGTGTCTCCACGGACAACGTCCTCAGTCTGGATCTGTCCTCCCTGCTGTCTGTTCTGTCTCAGACTGAGAGCGCCCTGCAGTGGAAGCATGAGGAACTGCAG gagGCGGAGGTAAGTCTGCAGCAGCTCAACGAGGAACAAACAGCCCTGCAGCTTCGACTGAAACTGCTGGAGGACGAAAACCAGCAGCTGGACGTAAACATTCAGAACAGGCAGCTGGACCTGAAGCACACACTGGATGCCCTGAGCAG GGAGAAGGAGACGTTAACCTCCCTGCGTCTGCAGGTAGAGGAGGTGCAGAGACGAGCGGAGGAGGTGAAGAGGGAGAACGACAGACAgaggagagacagagacagactgGAGAAAAGAACACGACAGCTGGAGGCAGAAACACACAGACG GGTGGAGGCGGAACTCCTGGAGAACCTCCAGCTGTCAGAGAGAGAAACTCAGCAGCGGATGGAGATCCACAACTTGAAG GGGGCGCTAGAGAGGGAGCAGCTAGACAGGCAGAGAGGAGAGGAAGAATGCATTGATGTCAGAGAAGCTCTGAAGAAG TGCAGGGAGAGCGCGCTGCATCTCTCCTCCTTAGAGATAATGTTGAGGCAGGAGTTAGAGGAGGCGCATGACGCTCTGGAGAAAATGTCGGCTCTGAACTCGTCTCTGGCTTCAGATAAACGAGATCTGAGCAAACAGATGCTGCAG ctggagaccgagCTGTCAGACAGCCAATCACAGCTGCAGACTgtgaggtcagaggtcagcatTCTACAGAGAGATGTCAAAGGTCTGAGGAGTGAGTGCAGCATCCTGAG AGCTCAGTCAGAGACAGACGCTGACATCATTCATCAGCTGAAGGAACAGAAGGCTGAACTGGAGACAGATGTGGTGGAGAAGGAGACACAGCTGGTCTCACTGGAAGAAGAGAGGCAGACAGCAGCACAGCAGATGGAGGAG ATGTCCTCCCAACATGCCCTGCTACGTGAGGAGCTAAAGGAGGTGCAGGAACAGCTGCAAAACGCAGAGAAGGAATTGAATCagaaggagagacagcaggaggagCTTCAGAGAGAGAGCAGGCGGCTGCAGGAGGAACAGGAAGGTCTGAGGAAACACAAGGAGCGGCTAGAAGAGGAGTTAAAGGAGCTCAG GTCTCTCTCCATGAACCTCCACCTGCAGCTccgtcagcagcagcagcagctctctcAGTCAGAGGTGGACAGATGTCAGCAGAACACGCACATCTATACGCTGCAGCAGGCCAAGGTCACCTTACAGG GTGAGATCGAGTGTCTGAGAGCAGAACTGCACCGAGAGACGGCAAGAAGAGAAGATGAGAAGGAGAGGAGGGAAAGAATCTGGGAGGAAAATGAGGTGCTGAAGGTAAAAATGGAGAGACTGacagaggaggtggaggagcagCAAACCAGAAGGTCAGAGGATCATACAGAGAGGAAGGAGGAAAGGGAGTCCtggcagaaagagagagaagttCTGAACGAAGAGCTCGGGATGAGGGACGGAGAACTGGAGGCCCTGAGGAGGCGCACTGAGGGACTGAcagaggagggggaggagaGGCAGAGAGAGGTGGAGAGACTGAGGGAGGAGGTAGCAGAGGGAGAGACTAAGATCAGCCTCATGATGGAGAGAATGCAGCAAGTAGAGGGGAAGAAGGAGAAACTGGAGGAGCAAATAAAGAGGACAGAGGTCAGACTGGCAGAGGAGGAGGTGAAGAGGAAAGAAGAGGAGCTCCACAGGGATTTGGAGACAGAGGCGCTCTGTGAACGGATAGAGAAgtttgaaactgaaaagaaagaaatggagGAGGAGATATTTCAACTGAGGAATGAGGAGGACAGAGGGAGAACTAGAGCTAcggaggagagggaggaaatTAACAGACTGAGAAAAGAAATCTCCATGTTACAGGaagacagagaggaggagaggagacaGTGGGAGAAACAGCAGGAGGAAAAGGAGGAGTTGGTGGAGAAAGTGGGGGAGGTGGAGCTGCTGAGGGTGAGGCTTAACGTTGCTAAGGAGGAGTATGAGGAGATGAaggaggaggtggagaggaAGGAGCGCAGCCTGGAGCATCAGATAGGTGCTGTGAgggagagggaggaggaggtggaggagctgaaggagcACCTGAGGCTCTCTGAGGAGCGTGAGGAGGAAGGAGAAAGGGAACGCAATGTGGTCAACCACAAACTGAAGCAGAAGGAGGCGCGGGAGGAGCAGCTTGAGGCATTGCTGGCAGAAACTCAGGCGCTCCTCGAGAAGGAGACgcgagaaggagaagaaaaagacaACCTGATTTCCTCCCAGGGCAGGGAGCTGCAGGAGGCTcaggctgagagagagagagcaaatAAGGAGACCAGAGAGAGGAAGGAGGCATGTGAGAGGCTGGAGGAGGAAGGGAGGAGGTTGCAGCAGAAGGTAGAACATAATCAGAAGGAGGTGACAAAGCTCCAAAAGAGCATTAGGGACCAACATGAGGAGGTGCAGCAGTTGACGAACACACTGgaggagagagaggaggaggtaAGAGAGGGAATGAGGTGGAGAAGGAttgaggaggagaggaggaagaggagtgaggagaaagagatggaggtggaggaggaacGGGAGAAAGAGAGGGAAGTGCTCAGCACAGTtagggaggagaggaggaggttAGAGGACAGATTGGAATTAAAAGTGAAAGAGGTGAAGGAGCAATGCGAGGAGCTGAGGAGGACTCAGGAGGAGAAGACAAGGCTAGAGAGCAAACTAAAGGAGATGCATGATGAAATTGTGGAAGAAAGGGAGGAGCTGAAGGGAGTGAGGGAGGAAAATAGGAAGTTGGAGGAGCAGCTAAAAGAAATAGAGGAACAGAGGGGTGTGCTGAGAATTAAAGAGGAGAAACTGAGAAGACTGGAGGACGAACTGAGGGAGGTGAAAGAGGAGCAAATGATGCAACAGGAAAAGGAGAAAGATCACCGCCTGGAGGAGGAAAGGAGGAGATCCAGACTGAAAGAGCTGGAGGAAGAGAAGGCTGAACTACTGTTGGAGCTAATGAGGAAGGAGAGGGAGAGGACAGCTTCTAGAGAGGAGGCGCAGGGTGAGAGAGACAAGGCCCAGAAGGAGctacagagacagacagaggagCTATCTGAACTCAGAGAGGAGGTGCaaagaatgcaaaaagagaaggAGAATGCCCAAGAAAAGGTGCAGGAGGAACTGAGAATAAGAATGGAGGAGTGGAGGTCAAAGGAGCTGATGAGTAACAAGAAGGCACAGGAGGAGAAAAGACAGATGGAGGAGTTACAACAGAATCTGAAAATGAGCAAAATGGAGGTTTCTGGACTGAGAGAAGAGCTTTATGAGGAGCACAGGAAAATGGATGAGCATCAGGGCAAGCTGAGGAGGTTTGAGAAAGAGATAGAGGCTCTCATAGAGGAGGTGCAGATGGAGAGGAACAAGGCCAAGGAGGAGAGGAGACAGACGGAGGAGGTTGAGCAGGAGCTGTGGAGTAATAGCGAAAAGCTTTCTGTGCTCAGAGAGGAGGTGCAAAGAAAGCAAAAAGAGAACGAGGCCTATAAAGAAATGCAGGAGGAATTTAGAAAAcaggaggaagagtggagattAAAGGAGCTCATGAACATCAACAAGGCGCAGGAGGAGAAGATGCATATGGAGGAGGTACAGCAGGAGTTGATGAGTAGCCAAAGGAAGGTTTCTGTACTCAAAGAGGAGATGTATAAGGAGCAAAGACAAAATGAGGAGCATTTGAGGAAGTTTGAGGAAGAGCTGACAGTTCTCAGAGACGAGGTGCAGAGGGAGAGGAACAAGGCACAGGAGGAGAGGGGACAAACACAAGAGCTCCAGCAGGAGCTTTCTAGACTCAAAAAGGAGGTGATTAAAGAGCGAAGGGAAAATGAAGAGCAGCAGGAGAAGTTGAGGAATTTGGAGAAGGAGGTGACAACTCTTAGATTGGAGGTgctaagagagagagaggaggcccaagaaaagctgcaggatgAATTGAAAAAAGGGGAGGAGGAGTGGAAGTTGAATGAGCTGATAATCAGGAACAAAGCACAAGAGGAGTTACAAAAGATGGAGGAAATACACCAGGAGCTTATGAGGAGCAAAAGCGAGGTGTCTGTACTCAGAGAGGAGGTGCAGAAGGAAAGGAGACAGATGGAGGAGGTCCAGCATGAGCTCTCTAAACTAAGAAAGGAGGTGGCTAAAGAACAAAGGGATAAGGAGGAAAAGCAGGGGATGTTGGAAAAGGAAGTGAAATCTCTCAGGGAGGAGGTGCaaagagagaaggagaaggCCCATGAAAAGCTACAGGAGGAACTCAGAAAAAGGGAGGAGGAGTGGAGGTCCAAGGAAATGATGAACAAGGTACAGGGGGAGTCGAGAAAGATCGAGGAAGTCCAGCAGGAGCTGACAAGGAGCAAAAGCGAGGTGTCTGTACTGAAAGAGGAGCTTTTGAAGGAACAACTGGAGGGGGAGAAGATCCGAGATGAACTGATAAAGAGGAGGGACGAGGTGCAAGAAGTCAGGAGGACCAATAATGAGTTAACAGTCATCACCGAGGAGGCGAAAAGGGAGAAGAAGCAGATAAAGGAAGAGTTAACGAGGACAGAGATGGAGGTGGGGGCTCTAAAAGAGGAGATCCAGAAGGCTCACAGGATGGGTGAAATGGAGGCGTCACTACTTAAAGTGAAgtttcaggaggagcagcaggagAAGCTGGAGTTACAACAGGAGCTGAAAATAAGGAGAGATGATGTCACAGTCCTTAAAGAGGAAGTCAAGAAGGAGCGCCACAGGAGGGAGGAGGTGCAAGAGGAAATGAGAGGTGTTCAGCAGAACGTGGAGGTGATGGAGGAGAGCCTTAACTCCCTGCAGAGTCAG GTGTTGGATCTAAGTCGCAGCCGGGAACGAGCACGGCTGGAGGtgaaggagaaggaggaggagagccACCAGATCAAGGAAGGTCTTAGTATGGCCCTGGGGGAGATGACCAAGCTGAAGGTTCTCCTGCAG GAGAGCCACACCGAGGGGGAGCGTCTGAGGGCAACACTAGTCCAGAAGAAGGAGGAAATGGAGAAAATCAGAGAGGAGAATCAGCAGGTGGTCAGGGAGGAGGTGGAGAAGCAAGGAGAGGTGGAGGAGCTGAGAGCCAGAGTTAAGGGCCTGGAGAGGCGAAGGAACGAGATgatagaggagctggagaaagcagaggagaggaggagggaggctGAAGGGAGGTGGAGGAGTCGAGTGGAAGAGGTGGAGAAAGAGCAGGAGGTGAAGCTGAATGCTCTCAATACAGAAATCCAGACACTGAGGAGAAGACAGGAGGAGCCAGAAAAAGAGTGGAGGTCCAAGTTGGAAGAGAAGGAGGTGGAGGTAGAGAGAGCAAGAAGGGAGATGCAAGAGAGTCAAAAGGAGCTGAGCAGGTTCAGAGCATTGTTGGAGGAGCAGAAAACTCAGATCTCCACACTGGCTGCTGAAAAGGATGGAGAGGAGACACAtggatggaggaggagaaaagtccagaaaggagaagaagag caagaggaagatgaggagcAGGTTTCCTCTGTGTCTCCTGAGAAGGAGCAGCTCAGGAACAGGCTGCAGCAGAAGGAGGCTGAG GTCTACATGCTGACTCAGAGGAACAAGGAGCTCCAGGCAGACAGGGACCGGGTCCGATTGGCTCTGGAGCGGACAGAGGCTGCTATGATTGGCTACAGGGAGAGAGCCCACCAACAGGAGCAGAACCGCGTGACCGGGTCTAATTCAGATGAG GGTGTCGGTGACAGACTGGTGGTCCTGCAGCGTCTGGTGGCTGAACTGGAACTCAACCAGAAACGGATAAATAAGAAGAATTCCCACCTGGAAACCCAGAAAGACAAGctgaagagagacagagaggccCTGAAAGACACGTTGAGACAG GTGGAGCAGGAACGATCAAGACTCCAACATCAGCTCACACTCAGCTCTGGGTCTCAGACGAGGCTCACTCAG gtatCTGAGGAAACCACTGAAGTAGAGCGGTTGCGGAGCACAGTGACAGAGCTAGAGGACCAG GTGAGTCGTCTCCGTCTCTcattggctgtgaaccaggagCAGCAGGCGGAGTTTATTGAGCAGTCATCCAGAAACAGCCAGTGGCTGCTCTCGCTGAGGCATGATCTCAACATTTCGCTGACTGCCGTTTCACGCCATCCAATCCCAGCCGTCCTGGAATCTGAAACGCAGCGATTGGACCGCAGCCTGAGGGAGGAGGAGCTTAGGATGTCTCTGAGCCAATCATAG